The Gammaproteobacteria bacterium genome has a segment encoding these proteins:
- a CDS encoding 50S ribosomal protein L3, with protein sequence MAIGLVGRKVGMTRVFTEDGVSIPVTVVEVQPNRVTQVKTLEIDGYRALQVTTGSKKASRVNKPQAGHFAKAGVEAGLCLWEFRLNGDEGEFALAQEITVELFNDVHKVDVTGKSKGK encoded by the coding sequence ATGGCTATTGGTCTAGTCGGTCGTAAAGTTGGAATGACACGCGTCTTCACAGAAGACGGTGTATCAATTCCAGTGACTGTTGTTGAAGTTCAGCCGAACCGTGTAACTCAAGTAAAAACTCTTGAGATAGACGGTTACCGCGCTCTTCAAGTAACTACAGGCTCTAAAAAAGCGAGTCGCGTTAACAAACCACAAGCAGGTCATTTTGCTAAAGCTGGCGTAGAAGCTGGGCTTTGTCTGTGGGAATTTCGCCTTAACGGTGATGAGGGTGAGTTCGCACTTGCTCAAGAAATCACTGTAGAATTATTCAATGACGTGCACAAAGTTGACGTTACTGGTAAGTCTAAAGGTAAAG
- the rpsJ gene encoding 30S ribosomal protein S10: protein MQNQRIRIRLKAFDHKLIDQSTGEIVETAKRTGAQVRGPIPLPTRKERFTILTSPHVNKDARDQYEIRTHKRLIDIVEPTEKTVDALMRLDLAAGVDVQISLG, encoded by the coding sequence ATGCAAAACCAAAGAATCCGTATCCGCCTTAAAGCGTTCGATCACAAGTTGATCGATCAGTCTACAGGCGAGATCGTGGAAACGGCCAAGCGCACTGGCGCTCAGGTTCGTGGTCCGATCCCTTTACCAACACGTAAAGAACGTTTCACAATACTGACTTCACCGCACGTTAATAAAGACGCGCGTGATCAGTATGAGATCCGTACTCATAAGCGCCTAATCGATATCGTTGAGCCAACAGAAAAAACTGTTGATGCTTTAATGCGTTTAGATTTGGCTGCTGGTGTTGATGTTCAAATCAGCTTAGGTTAA